CCCTTACTTCATAATAAGTACTCAGTTACATATGCCATAGGATTTAAATAGTTACATAATTGAAAATTGACATGTTATTTCAAGGCTCGTACTGGCTTTTCCTTACCTATTTTCTATCTCACGGGCTAGAGATGTCCAATATATTGTAGCTAATGATTATTTATCCCTGTTTGTATGATGCTATGTAAGTGattctctctctttttctttcttttccatgtCTAAAATATGCATATATTGAGAGATAAAATTGCCTTGTTCATAATTTCAATGTTTGACACAAGGCTGGAGGCAAGAATGCTTGCTTCTTGCTTGGCAACATACTTTAGGAAAAAATATGGTGTGTCTCCTGTTAATGCTGTTTCACAGGTTGCCATATCAAAGTTGCCCCTTTTAGACGGAGGTGGACGCATCAAAGATGTAAATGGCATAGGGTCTTCGCTATGTTAGGCTTCTCATGTGTCTACCTTGTGTATGGAGGCCGCCAATACATCGAGTTTCAATTGGTTATCCTTCTTTACCGATGTAAAATAGTTAACTGATGGTTTTGTTGTATACTATTTAGGAAGGCATTAATTTGGTAGTAGTACATAGACTGAGAACAATTTGAAGAAAATGTGAGCTACGAAACGAAAAATCTCAACTGAACAGGGTGATGTATGCTAAACGAAAAATAAAAGCGTTTGTGGTCTGCAAAACGAAAAAATAAGCAAAGGCCTTCCGGTTGGCATAAATAAAATGTTGTATACTATTTAGGAAGGCATTAATTTGGTAGTAGTACATAGACTGAGGACGATCTGAAGAAAATGTGAGCTACGAAACAAAAAATCTCAACTGAACAGGGTGATGTATGCTAAACGAAAAATAAAAGCGTTTGTGGTCTGCAAAACGAAAAAATAAGCAAAGGCCTTCCGGTTGGCATAAATAAAATGCTATGAAACAGAAAAATTAAATAAACGGTCACTTGGTTGAACAATTTCAGTATTTTATACtaattttattttcatttaaaGGCAGAATTTTGTCATCCCGTTGACGTGATTCTCGACAAGTCGAGAATTGTACCTTTTTCAAGCCTGATCATCTATATGAAGTATCTTATACAACATAGCAAGGTAGCCTATATGAAATAACAACTGGTACAATAACAACAAGTGCTACTCAAGCGGAGTGATAAAAAACGAATTGAAACATGCATTTCAGAATCCCCTCCATTCAAAAAAAATTTGGAAAAGCAAAACATGGACTTTCTAATACTCAAGCATGGAATTGATTGACTTCCCAAAGAACTACATGGCAAAGAAATGTGTTTGATTTATTTTGAACTGATTACAACAAATATATGTATGGCACCTATAACTCTGTTTTCAAAATATATATGTATGAAATTATATTTGATTTCTTTTAGACAATGCCTCATGTCTAAGTATATTATCCCGTGACAACGTACGGGCATTCAGCTAGtctttattgaaggcccaaggggcatatatatatatattacacaagacttgaggtgcaagaaAAGTAAACATAGATTAATAGGACTCCTATATCAATACTAATACTTTCTAACAATGTATAGGGCCAGAGAAAAGAAGGGAGCCTACAGCTAATCAATGATCAAGAAATGAATAACATAGACTACCCAagaatcaagagagaaaagactGATCAAGAATTAAATGAATGAAACAATTTAGGAACTCAACTTCTGATTCCCCGGTGCTGTTTGAAAATGACGTTAATACAAAAGATAATGTATGCATGAACACAAATGCTCATCAGTTTACACTTGAGAAAATATGTAGTTTAGCAATATGAAATAAAACTTTGTCGTTTCATATAATGGCACTCTGCTGGATGCATATCAGTGGTGAAACACAGTTATCTGGTCGCTTCATGATGCTTTGGTGATAGAAAGTTAACTGATGGATGATGAGATGTGTGTATCTTCAGGAGAACATGATGATATTCCCATTCCTCCCTATTTCAGGTTCATCACCTTGCTAGTAATCCAGATTTTGTTTTGGCTGAGCAGGTgtaatacacatcaaacactccataCTGTTTCCCTACTTATTGTTTCAGTTATTGCTAGTTATTGCTTATATCTAGACACGCATAAGATTGAACCAATATTATCTTCACTATTTTTTGCGTAACTTATATAAAACCTGCTATCACATCAGATATTACATTCTAGATTAGTGACTTTGTGTATGCATTTCTAGCAGAATATTTATGGACCGAATCCATCAATTTTCTCGGCTCAAACAGGTAGATGTTTCTCTTCTTGAGGTTGGCCTTAGAGGGAAGTTTGATACAACTAGGGTGGCATGTGATGTTCATTTCCAGTATTATGATCCTTTTATGTAATTGGAAATCaaaagaagaatcatgtgatgttcATTTCCATTCTAAAGTGAAGAATTGTATGTAAAAATCAAGTGTTCAAACTTCACAATGCAATTCTACAGTGATGAAAGGCTGGGAGCAAAATAAACAAAGCTCAAACAGAACGTAAAGGAGGTGCTCAAGGTATGCATGGCAAATATTACATATATCCGCATACATATGATTCAAAAAGTTCTAGCTACAGAACTAAAGATAAAGAATCATCTACCTCATCACCAGAACTATCAGAGTTCTGCTGTCTACCACCAGTATCTTGGTCGTTATTCCagttatcaaaatcaagatcatcatcattgtcatcttcAACATTTGGGCGGGAGCAGCCAGAAGTAGAGCAATTACCCAATGCACCTTCATCGCCTAGTGCCTGCATTTCATATCTCCTCATAACATAAGATTCCCGCCACCAAGCAGCAAAAGTATCATAAGATAAACTCGGTAATAAGCACATTGACAAATACCTTATATGTGAGAAGTAGCTCTAGCAACGCATTTGCATCGTTGTGCCCTGAAAGCAAAAGCCTCGGTTAAAACAGAAGGTCAAACACAAAGAAGATAAATGAGATGAATCCATAAAAAGACAAATAAAATGACATTGGTTACTTTCAATATTACCAATCTCCTTAATGCCCTTCACAACCATCTCTTTTGGGAAACCCATTCTCACATATTCCTCGACTAAAGAATTAGACGTTGCTTCCCTGTTGGTCCACCCATTAGAATCCTTTAGAAAGTTGCACAAACAAACATTACACTACGATCATAATAATAACAAATCATGGCTTATTTCTTGTGTTGAAATACACATTGATTTACTACCTGAGGTACCAGCGTAGACAGCCAGGAGCATCCAAGTTCCTCATGGCCGGAGCTGATGAGGGTGCAGCTTCACCATCACTTTCCCACTCAAACTTATCACTGTCATCGCTATCGCTAGTCAAGCCCTGTGACATGAGTTAAGCATACCTCGATCAATGTTTAAAGCAAACCATGAGAAAAGAAATTATGGAGAATAAAATGATGGAGAAAATAAGTTAATTGTGCCACAAGCCCACAACAACCATAAGATATCGCAGTTGAAATCTCCAGTGCGTAATCAGTACAACGATTCAGCTCTAGAGTTCAGAACTCATCACAAAGGAAGAACAAAAGACCATCTTGTTTTATTTAACAAACTCCCCTTCACCACTGTCAAAGCAAAACATCAAGCTAATGCCCAAAGAATATCATTAGTATAATCAGAAACAGTTTGATTTGCAGTTATGGGGATGCCTGACTAACTGAAGTATGCTAGCTTTCAGCTGCCAGGAAGAATAGTTTTCTGGACGGTAGAACACGATATGGAAAACAGACCTAAACAAATTttatgggaggtaagttttttttttaaaGAAGGAAGACCCACGCCCTCTGCATCTGGACGATGCATGCAGccactttattaattattcacaaagaccttacaaagtaatacatcagtaCGTCTGAAGCCACCATCTTGACAACATATATCGCTACTCCTATCCTTGATGAAGGGGTGTCGATAGTACGAGCCAAATACCAAATAGACTTCACATCATAACCTAACATCTAAAACCGAAGGCCCCAACCGAGCCAAAGTGTCGGGTTTGGGGCGCACACAGGTCCGAAGCACTCTCagaagtcgtcgtcgtcgttttccaCCGATATATCTTCAGAGTTGTACCGACGCATCGACCTTGCCAGGCCTACctgccgtcgacgccaccacgacgccaGACAACGCCACCATCCCGAGCTCGTCTATCATCACACGCCCACCGTCGAGACCCCGCTGCTCCATGTTGCTGAGACCCGCCGTTGTCGACGTGCCAGATGCCACGCCGCTCCTCCAATACGAACACCACCTTTTGCCACTGGTCCAATCCCCTCCGCCTGCAGTTTCTCTAACCGAGCACCCGAACGCCCTAggcggcgccttcaagaaggacATGACACACAGTGCCGTCGCCGCCCAATCTGAGGAGATTTTGGGTCTTCACCCGGGCATGGGGTCGGGGTGGAGGGAAGGGAGTTGGACAACGCCTGCAAGGAGGACAACGACGACATTGGTCGTCGCCACCGTCGGGATGAGCGAATCATCCAGAGTTTCCTCCGGTCCGATGTCACCTGTACCAGCTCCCATGAACGCACCGAGGCCGACGACCGAGATCGCAAGCCACCAAGTGCAGCAGGGGAGAACCTGCAACGTGGAGGAGACCCACCGGTAACTCACCGCCCACGCGGTCAAGACGTCGTTCATCCACCACCCTCGAGCATCGCCAGCCGAGGACGTCGTCGCTATGCCTACCGGGGCAGCCGACCCAGATCCATAATCCTCCACGATGACCGAAGCGACGAGATCCGCCACCACGCTGCCCGCACTGTTGCCCGAACCTGCCACCGCCCAAGGTCGCCGTCGCCGGGAGCCACCACGCTGCCGGAAGACCCACACCCCATGTATCTGGGCATCCACACACCGCAGCAAACCCACCACCGTCGGGACTCGCCGCGCCGTCGAGAGGGCCGAACCTGCGGATCTGGGCACCCGTGCCGTCCGTGGAtccgagggagggaggagaggcccTCCGCTGCCGACATCAAACACACGGGCTTTGCCCGACGCAGACCaccggcatcggcggaggggagaTGTGTGTCTTGGGAGGActaggcggcggcggctgagatcTCCCATGACGCCCGTGCGGGGGGCGACGCGAGAGACTCCTGCTATGGTTGGTTGGT
This genomic stretch from Hordeum vulgare subsp. vulgare chromosome 6H, MorexV3_pseudomolecules_assembly, whole genome shotgun sequence harbors:
- the LOC123403361 gene encoding DNA (cytosine-5)-methyltransferase DRM2-like; this translates as MAGLTSDSDDSDKFEWESDGEAAPSSAPAMRNLDAPGCLRWYLREATSNSLVEEYVRMGFPKEMVVKGIKEIGHNDANALLELLLTYKALGDEGALGNCSTSGCSRPNVEDDNDDDLDFDNWNNDQDTGGRQQNSDSSGDEVDDSLSLVL